TTTCCAAATTCTGCTGTTTCGAGCCTTGAGTTTTAGCCATCAAAGCCTCCTTTGCCCTTCTCTCTGCCTGAGAACGGCTTCTTTAATTTTTTTTTAACTTTAAAATCTCTAATCATGACACTTCACTCTACGGTCACGCTTTTGGCAAGATTTCGCGGCTTATCCACGTCGCAACCTCGGAATACCGCCGTATGATAAGCGAGCAACTGAAGAGGTATAACCGCTACAAAAGGAAGTATGTAGTCCGGCGCCTCGGGGATGGGTATGAAGGCTGCGCTCTTTTTTGCAAGCTCGCTGTCGCCTTCGGTTCCAATGGCGATTACCTGACCTGCTCGTGCGGCAACCTCTTCGATGTTGGCGCTCATCTTTTCATAAGTTGAATCCCTTGGAGCGACAACTACAACCGGCGTCTTTGAATCGATGAGGGAGATGGGGCCGTGCTTCATCTCCCCTGCAGGATAACCTGTTGCGTGAACGTAGCTTATCTCCTTCAGTTTCAGAGCTCCTTCAAGAGCTGTCGGATAGTTGATTCCTCTGCCGAGAAATAGGCAGGAGTTGCGCTTCTGGAAACGCCTGGCAATGTCGCGAATGCGTCTATCCTGCTTCAAAACGCGGCTTATCATATCAGGCAAAGCTGAGAGATTCGTTCTGATCTCCTTCCATTCCTTTGGCTTAAGGGTCCCCCTCCTGCGGGCAATCTCAAGGCTCAAGGAAAGAAAGGCAAATATCTCGGCGGTATATGCTTTTGTTGAAGCTACACCTATCTCCGGACCAGCATGGATGTATATGGAGGAATCGGATTCACGGTCAAGGGATGTCCTTTTGACATTAAGGATTGAAAGAATCCTCAGGTCGGATTTGTTCCTTGCAGCCCTGAGTGCCGCAAGCGTATCCGCCGTTTCCCCGGACTGGCTGATGGTTATCATCAGATCGTGCTTGCCGAATACCGGTATCCGGTCGATAAGTTCCGAAGCTATCTCCACTTCCGAATGGACGTTAGTGAAACGTTCAAGGAAATACCTTCCTACAAGACCGGCATGGTAACTTGTTCCGCATGCCTGAATGAGCACGTGATTGAAGGAAGCGATTTCATCCGGATAGAATCTGTAGCCTGAACCAAGCCGTACGTCGCCGTTGCGGAAGCGCCTTTTCAGATTCTCGGCAACCACTTGTGGCTGTTCGAATATCTCCTTGCGCATGAAATGACGGTACCGGCCCTTTGAGATAGCCTTGGGCTCCAGTTCGATAGGAACAAGCTTTTTCTTCAAGAGCTCGCCCGAAAAGCTGTATATCCTAGGCTCCTTGCCTCTTTCAAGAATCACGAACTCCTTGTCCTCAAGCGCTATCATATTGTGACTTATACCGACAAGCGCAAGAGGGTCGGACGCTAGTGCAAACTCGTCCTCGCCGATGCCTGCAACAAGCGGAGAACCTACCCTTATTCCCATTAGCGTATCCGGATGCTCGCTTGAGACCGCGGCCCAGGCAAAACTGCCCTTAAGCTCGCTGACCGTTGCGATAACCGCCTTGAGAAGATCGCCCTTGTAGTTATCGGCGAAGAGATGGGGTATTATCTCGGAATCGGTGTCGGACTCGAAGGAGATGCCTTTCTCAATCAGTTTCTCCCTTAGCCCCACATAGTTTTCTATTATTCCGTTATGCACAATGGCGAATCGGGCTTCCCTATCTGTAAAAGGATGGGCGTTTCGATGCGTTACGGAGCCATGCGTTGCCCAGCGCGTGTGTCCTATACCTACCGAGCCCGATATCGGATTCTTTGATAGATAATCCTTCAGATTCTTAAGCCTGCCGACTACCTTTGAGATGCGTATCTTTCCGTTATCTACTGCAGCTATGCCGCACGAGTCGTACCCCCTGTACTCCAGACGCTCAAGCCCCACCATTATTACGGATTCAAGGTCGCGATTGCCGAGGTAACCGACTATGCCGCACATATCTTTTTAACCTCATTGAGGATCTTCTCTGAACGCTCCTTGGTGTTTGCCTCGACGATAATTCTTGTTACAGGTTCGGTGTTTGAAGGCCTAAGATGGAGCCAGAAATCCTCATCGCCGAGCCAGAGGCCGTCCCTTGTGTCCTTTTGCGCCGAAGGAAAGAGCTGCAAAACGCGCTCCCTAATGCGGGGAGAGAATTCTTTATGAAGTTTGTCTTTTTCCATGAAATATACGGGCAATGAATCAACTAGCGAAGCCAGCGAGCCGCTTCTCCGGCGAAGGCTCGCAAGTACGGTCATGGCTAAAAGGCCGTCCCTCGTCGCATTGAAAGAAGGGTATATGAACCCGCCGTTTCCTTCTCCTCCTGCCACGCCGCCCGTCTCGAGAAGCTTGTCTACGACGTGGGCTTCACCAACAGGCGTCCGGAAGATGTTAGTTTTGTACTCCTTCGCTACGTGCTCTATCAGCCTCGATGTAGACAGGTTGACTACCAAATCTGAGACGCTTTTATCGAGAGCCCAGCTTGAGCATAAAGGAACCGTGTATTCCTCGCCCGGAACCCGGCCCTGCTCGTCTACGAAGGCAAGCCTGTCGCCGTCAGGGTCGAACGCGAAGCCCGCGTCAAGCCGCTTTTCCTTGACAAGCGCGCTCAAGGCTTCCAGGTTCTCCTTCAAAGGCTCCCCTCCCCTTCCGAAGCGTCCGGTAGATTCAAAGTTGACGACGTGAACCTCGCAGTTGAGAGCTTCAAGAATCTCTTTTGCCTCAGGGCCGGCCGCACCGTTCACGGGATCAAGACCCACCCTCAGCCGGGGTTCGAAAGACTCGCTTCCAAAAAGCTCAAGAAGCTTTTTCTTGTGCAATTCCAGCGCGTTCACTTCCTTCGGTTCCTTTAATCCGGAGACCGGGATCTTACGGAATTCGAAGCCTGACGCAAAGCTTGAGAACTCGGCCATCCTTTGCGGAACAAGAAAACGGCCGGTCTCCAGAAACTTCATGCCGTTTTCATCCTGGGGATTGTGGCTCGCCGTGATGGTAATGCCTCCGTTCAGATTCAGTACCTTTGTCGCGAACACCGAAGTAGGGGTGGTAATCATGCCTCCTTTAATGACTTCACATCCGGCGGCAAGCACACCGCTAGTTACTTGAGCTTCAAGCATAACGCCCGATATCCTCGCGTCCCTGGAAATAAGCATCTTCCCCGCACCAAGGAAGCGCGCATAGGCGTTAGCGACCCTCAAGAAATCATCCGGGGTTAATTCATCGCCTATGGGTCCACGCAATCCTGAAACTGAAAACTTAGGCATAAGGAGCTATTCTAGCATTATCGCTATTATATGTCAAGTCGCATTCTTTTTTAAGTGTAGATGTATCTAAAAAACCACCCGCATTATCCGGGTCTTTAGTCTGTATTAATTCTCATCTGTTACACGGAATTCTGTTAACGTTCCTCTTCTTCCCCGTC
This is a stretch of genomic DNA from bacterium. It encodes these proteins:
- the glmS gene encoding glutamine--fructose-6-phosphate transaminase (isomerizing), whose product is MCGIVGYLGNRDLESVIMVGLERLEYRGYDSCGIAAVDNGKIRISKVVGRLKNLKDYLSKNPISGSVGIGHTRWATHGSVTHRNAHPFTDREARFAIVHNGIIENYVGLREKLIEKGISFESDTDSEIIPHLFADNYKGDLLKAVIATVSELKGSFAWAAVSSEHPDTLMGIRVGSPLVAGIGEDEFALASDPLALVGISHNMIALEDKEFVILERGKEPRIYSFSGELLKKKLVPIELEPKAISKGRYRHFMRKEIFEQPQVVAENLKRRFRNGDVRLGSGYRFYPDEIASFNHVLIQACGTSYHAGLVGRYFLERFTNVHSEVEIASELIDRIPVFGKHDLMITISQSGETADTLAALRAARNKSDLRILSILNVKRTSLDRESDSSIYIHAGPEIGVASTKAYTAEIFAFLSLSLEIARRRGTLKPKEWKEIRTNLSALPDMISRVLKQDRRIRDIARRFQKRNSCLFLGRGINYPTALEGALKLKEISYVHATGYPAGEMKHGPISLIDSKTPVVVVAPRDSTYEKMSANIEEVAARAGQVIAIGTEGDSELAKKSAAFIPIPEAPDYILPFVAVIPLQLLAYHTAVFRGCDVDKPRNLAKSVTVE
- a CDS encoding phosphoglucosamine mutase gives rise to the protein MPKFSVSGLRGPIGDELTPDDFLRVANAYARFLGAGKMLISRDARISGVMLEAQVTSGVLAAGCEVIKGGMITTPTSVFATKVLNLNGGITITASHNPQDENGMKFLETGRFLVPQRMAEFSSFASGFEFRKIPVSGLKEPKEVNALELHKKKLLELFGSESFEPRLRVGLDPVNGAAGPEAKEILEALNCEVHVVNFESTGRFGRGGEPLKENLEALSALVKEKRLDAGFAFDPDGDRLAFVDEQGRVPGEEYTVPLCSSWALDKSVSDLVVNLSTSRLIEHVAKEYKTNIFRTPVGEAHVVDKLLETGGVAGGEGNGGFIYPSFNATRDGLLAMTVLASLRRRSGSLASLVDSLPVYFMEKDKLHKEFSPRIRERVLQLFPSAQKDTRDGLWLGDEDFWLHLRPSNTEPVTRIIVEANTKERSEKILNEVKKICAA